In Pieris rapae chromosome 24, ilPieRapa1.1, whole genome shotgun sequence, a single window of DNA contains:
- the LOC110996023 gene encoding cytoplasmic dynein 2 intermediate chain 2 — protein sequence MSGLSGYDSEAVGFESIAQAKRSGTQSGTQTNFSASGVGCQTALNHDVGCTASEVVPSIKEPPGLNEFLRKVVPAMMDQLDQTERDFSSDSDDEEILNAKLFQELKLHDGIGAGDHQSAVLGVTWSSAGNSLAVSIGKLQHETWCQNTGLIKVYTLKRAGGEKFVHSLDISEKNCVTVVKYHPSVAALLAYGTTSGEVVLCNLMNGNMEEGTQLASPAGCHGSRRVSALQWADAPLANVYLIMQIHNKGKRRGAADQVLFSSGSDGTLNVWQVNANQKVFENITSYQINSTRKVVPDITCFDYVKFYPLRASIDKVPDDIFVVGAKCGRLFLCKIHENIDPVYDVFEGNGTCVLDVAFGVQKPNIFVSVSMDSELRVYDVMQNAPIKVLCLDWPISCMAWLPTIPCVVLGQAEEGEIKVYNVSAGKPVPVEGFTGNTCVTCVAVSQIGTCRIASGDADGRLRIWELPTRRIRLTGDDLDF from the exons ATGTCTGGATTGAGTGGTTATGACAGCGAAGCTGTAGGCTTTGAGAGCATAGCTCAAGCCAAACGATCAGGTACTCAAAGCGGGACCCAAACAAATTTTTCAGCGTCTGGTGTTGGTTGTCAAACAGCCCTCAATCACGACGTTGGATGTACTGCCTCTGAAGTGGTGCCGTCAATAAAAGAACCGCCCGGCCTCAACGAATTCCTTCGAAAGGTGGTACCAGCTATGATGGATCAACTTGACCAGACAGAGAGGGACTTCTCCTCAGATTCCGATGATGAGGAAATTCTAAACGCCAAGTTGTTTCAAGAACTAAAGCTCCACGATGGCATTGGAGCCGGCGACCACCAGTCAGCGGTTCTAGGTGTAACCTGGAGCAGTGCCGGGAATTCGTTGGCCGTTTCCATCGGAAAGTTGCAGCATGAGACATGGTGTCAGAATACAGGTTTGATTAAG GTCTATACATTGAAGAGAGCTGGCGGAGAGAAATTTGTGCACAGCTTAGATATATCTGAGAAGAACTGTGTGACAGTTGTCAAATATCATCCGTCTGTCGCTGCGTTGCTAGCGTATGGGACAACGTCTGGCGAAGTTGTTTTATGCAATTTAATGAATGGAAACATGGAGGAAg gtaCTCAGCTTGCTTCACCGGCTGGCTGCCATGGATCCCGACGTGTGTCGGCTTTGCAGTGGGCAGATGCTCCACTCGCAAACGTATACCTCATCATGCAGATTCATAATAAGGGGAAGAGACGCGGGGCAGCTGATCAg GTGTTATTCTCATCTGGAAGCGACGGGACGCTAAACGTATGGCAGGTGAACGCGAATCAGAAAGTATTCGAAAATATAACATCCTACCAAATCAATTCAACACGGAAAGTCGTTCCCGATATCACATGCTTCGACTATGTGAAGTTCTACCCGCTGCGCGCGAGTATCGACAAAGTACCCGACGACATTTTCGTCGTTGGGGCCAAGTGTGGGAGGCTGTTTCTATGCAAAATCCATGAAAATATTGATCCTGTATACGATGTTTTCGAGGGGAATGGCACCTGTGTGCTGGACGTGGCGTTTGGTGTCCAAAAGCCGAATATTTTTGTCTCTGTATCTATGGATTCAGAGTTGAGGGTGTATGATGTGATGCAGAATGCTCCGATAAAG GTGCTATGTCTGGATTGGCCAATTTCGTGTATGGCTTGGCTCCCCACAATACCATGTGTGGTGCTTGGACAAGCTGAAGAAGGGGAGATCAAAGTGTACAATGTGTCAGCTGGAAAACCGGTACCGGTTGAGGGATTTACCGGAAACACGTGTGTCACTTGCGTAGCTGTTAGTCAGATTGG GACTTGTCGCATTGCTTCAGGGGACGCGGACGGTCGCTTGCGCATTTGGGAACTCCCAACACGACGCATTAGGCTGACGGGAGATGATCtagacttttaa